The Canis lupus dingo isolate Sandy chromosome 29, ASM325472v2, whole genome shotgun sequence nucleotide sequence TTGGGGAGTAAAGCCTGGTTTGTATGCATAAGAGGGAAGAAAGCATATACCCTCTAACATTTCAGTATACTTTCAGTTTAAATATCCATTTTCAGCATTACCTTCtactgtgatttttgtttttttttttgttttattttttttattttttattttttaattttttaatttatttatgataggcacacagtgagagagagagaggcagagacacaggcagagggagaagcaggctccatgcaccggaagcccgacgtgggattcgatcccgcatctccaggatcgcgccctgggccaaaggcaggcgccaaaccactgcgccacccagggatccctctactgtGATTTTTGAACCACAGTCTGTATGGTTCAACTTCTTCATAAATTAAACCTGTCCctgttaactttatttttaagatattctaTCCAagtagtcttttaattttttcttatcattaagtttacatattgaaattttaagtatggagaaatatttcatgaaaagCCTGAAGTTTCTCAAgctgtaaaatggaaagaaatttctaAGAGGTTCATGTGGCTTTGGTCACAGGAAAAAGTGCAAAGCCTTGTTAAAGCACTCCATTTCTGAAATATGCAAAAAACACAATACTTGACCAGGTATAATCTCACTATTGCCAAATTTAGTGGATTTCTGTTTATGTATTATTTGCCCTCATGTCTACCACTCAACAGCATCAAATGCAAGTAgacattctctctttcttgaagcttctttttctcttgtcttcttcTACACATTGACTTCTCCTGGTGCCTTCTCATCTAAATAATCTCTAAATATTGGAGTGTTTCTGGCCTTGTCTATTCTCTGTCCTTACTGTCTTTCACCAAGTCCCATGGGTTTAAATATCCTGTTAATACTGTTGACTCTTAAAGTTTCCTATCCTTGCCCTTGAACTCCAAATGCCTACTTGATATGTCAATTTCAGTGTCCAGTAGGCATTTCAATAGAAGgaattcttttattccttcccttGTATTTCCCAACATGTAAAGGCTACCACAGTTCTtcacacaaaaaaacaaggatTCATCGTTTATTCTTCACTTTCCTTTATTCATGTGCGTCCTATTAATCAAGCTCCATAggttcaataaaaaaatatacctccATCTACCCACTCCTTTTCATCTCCAAGGAAGCATTTTTTCTTAACCTCTGCAGTAGTCTTTCCAAGTGAGCTCTTTGCTGTAATTCTTGCAACCCATTCTTCACATAGCCaatagagaaatcttttttttttaaataaatgttatttattcattagagacacacacacacacacacacagagaggcagagacatgggcagagggagtagaagcaggctcgctgcaaggagcctgatgcaggactcgatcctgggaccccgggattatgtcctgagccaaaggcagatgctcaaccactgagccacctaggcatcccgtgaaatcttgtaaaaatataattctttcaaGATGCCGGGTATTtcaggctcagtggttgaggtctgcctttggctcaggtcatgatctgtcccacactgggctccctgcagggagcctgcttctccctctgcctgtgtctctgcctctctctatgtctctcatgaataaataaaatcttaaatatatatatatatttaatatatatattatatatatataatcctttcATTGACTTTCTATTGCACTTAGAATAAAGTCAAACTCATAACTATGGCCTAAAAGATCTTTATGACCTGGCATAATCTCATGTTTAACtgttgcttattcattcattcaacaattatttactgAGAACTTACAATGTGTTAGAGACTAAACTAGGCACTAGGGTCCCCATCACAGTAAACTGGCCTCTTTTTTGTTCCTAGGATACTCAGAATCGTTACATTTGCTGTTCCCTGTATTTGGCATGTTCTTTCCTTAGCTCTTTGCACAAATTTGTTCTTTATCATTCTTCAGATCTCAGCATAGATGTCATTTCCTCAGAGGCCTTTTTTGataaactgatttaaaatatctactaatgggcagcctgggtggctcagcgatttagcgtctgccttcagccgagggcctgatcctggagacttgggatcgagtcccacatcaggatccctgcatggagcttgcttctccctctgcctgtgtctctgcctctctctctctctctctctctctctctctctctctgtgtctctcatgaataaataaaatctttaataaaataaaatatctactaATCTCTTTTCCATTATGTTATCCTATTTAATATCTTCATAGCCCACTTCTCAGTCttctctgcttatttattttctgttgttccCTCCCCTGTCTCATTTGAATGTAAGCTCCTAGAAGATAGAGAGACCCTGTCTTTCATGgtatcctcagtgcctagaacatgTTTTCTGAAggcctagaacagagcctggcacatataatatcatatttttaatagattagTTTTATGGGGATGTGTTTAGGAAAAACTACCCAGAAATGGTAAtgttaagtcttaaaaaataagggTTTGGTTATTTAAACTTGTATCATTGGACTGAACAATCACCATCAATGAAAGTATTTATTCTGGTCACACATTTACTCCTTGTTATGCATTATTAACATAGACTAAGAATAATCACTATAGGTGAAATAGCTTGATCTTAATGTTATTCAGGAAAACTTCCTTTGGGATAATTTGGAGGCTAGTATATTTGTCCTGTTATCAAACTTGCATTTTCTGTTCAGAGTTAAAAGCATAatagaggggcacttgggtggctcagttggttaggtgtctagctcttgatttcagctcggctCATGTTCTCATGGTTGTgaaattgagttccacattggctCAGTGCTGTGtttgcttgagcttctctctctctccctctacccctcttcccactcacctgtgctcactctctctctctcaataaataaataaaatcttaaatgcataGTCAAATAAGGTTTAAGAGTACtgacaataactgaaatgaatcTTGGTAGTTATTAAAATTAACAATCAGATCTTTTAAGACATATTCACCACTCATTACCAAGCATTGTGTGTAGAACCTGgcttacaaaaacatttttaaaaaatacatacactgCATTTAAGATTGATGCCAACTGGGGAGACTAGAATTTTCCACCTTTCTCTCTCCAGGAAAAGTGAGCTTTTGTGCTTGGCTGCTCTGTCCTCATTTTCCATGTGTTgaataaggaattttaaaaaagatttcatttatttattcatgagggacacagagagacagagaggcagagaaacaggcagaggaagaagcaggctccagacagggagcccaaagtgggacatgatcctgggatcgcaggatcacaccctgagccgaaggcagatgctcaaccactgaataaCCCGGTCATCCCTTGAACAGAGAATGTTATACACAACCCAGGTCTTCTCTACTTAACCAAAACCTAGACTCCAGGCTCTGTCACTTTGATTAGAATCATATACATGTACAGTGGATCTCATATAAGGCTGTTGATATATCACAAAATCATATCTGATACAAATACAACAAAATcatataagaattaaataattctgATGAATACAAAATGTCcagcagggaaaaaaatctagaagagcAGTccaaaacttaaaacatttttgaatgcTGAATTTATCCCATGAACTTCTTACATCCTTCATAATCTAAGTTGCAACAATTAATTGAGCCATGCttccttattcatctttttattttaaacatctgtGAGTGGCATTTTGGGTATTTTGAGGAATTCATTtgtaatataatacatttaatatttttgcaaTTATCTACTGCTTATAGTAGTTACAGGACTAGCTAGGTAATAGTTCTGAATTTGGAAACAAGTCAGGGGaaactttttaaagatcattGGATAGCTCTCTAGGAGTAGTTTGGAAACAAGAGTTCTGTTTATGGAGGAAAGAAGCCCTTCATTGCTCCTGTGGCTCCATGTAAAGAAATTATACCATAGCCTACCCCATTGCTACACCAGAAACTGTGAGGTCATGGCAGTGGCTCAGCTTACAGATGACTgtttccaggaagccttccttagCCCCAGGCTGAGTTAGTGCTATTCCAATACTTATGAAAACAGAATCACATTGTAATCCTGTTACTTGTTGACTATGTGTTTTTTGAGCCCCAggactgtctttcttcctccATCCACACAAAATAGTACAGTGTCTGATAGACATGTAGGTGCTCAGTACAtatttgaatgagtaaataatttaatgaatatgGTATAATATGACATAACATGATATGAATATAGCTAGTGCAAATTAGAATAAATTCAAGATCCAGGTACTTCCCCAAAGAGGAGCAATCAGGAGAGAGTTCAGGTCTAATCAATTACTAGAAATTCATTCATTGGGAGATCAGAGTTAAGTGGTAAGAAATCTAGATTTAGAGGGAAACATTTGatggaaaaataatacagagaggaAAAGTACATTATTTCCTTCTCAGAGAAACTTCTTTCTGTTGGGGAGGTGTAGAGGCATTGAGGTATGGAAGAGAAAACCAGGTAACAGGGCAgaattaagcaaataaatacattaagaagTAGAGATTCACATGCTTGTTTTAGAGTAAATCcagaatagtttttattttttttattttttttcagaatagttttaaagtgataaattttataaatatttagaaaaacatactttttaatcacaatttcttagaaataatttaaaattaatttttctttacacTACCTTTACATGCAGAAGTTGGTTGTCAACTGCTATGAGCTGATTAAGATTCTCTAGTATTTCTAGGTCTCTTATGTCATCAATATTATTATTGCTGATATTCAATATAGAGAGGGATTTCTGTAAGAAAGATAAATTAGCATTAGTAAATTAAATGCTAAATATAGGAATCAGAAATCTTAATCTGTGAAAAGTTTAAGATTTATCAGTTCAGACTGTTTTGCTCTTTaggcaagaaaattaaaaaccatggAGATTTTGTTTCCATACCATACTTTTTTCAGACATGACTTTTAGGACTTTAGTAATTGTGACGTGACTTATTATTTTTGTCTAAAGTTCCTTCATAAGTCTGATTTTCCTCttccagaatataaaagaaattaatagaaaaagaagcCGGGActcaagaagcaaagaaagaaaaaaatgccccaACAAATGATAACACAGTGtagaaaaatgcttattttagttTAAGCAAATTATCATTTTGTGTTAAATATCACTAAGATTTTACTTAATAGGAAGAaattgtttttgtctgttttcctaaATAAGAAACATGACTAAGAATAAAAGATTATAtggtttaatttttatctttatctctctATATAGTTTTCTCTTGATAACCCATATGTTCAGAagacacttaaaataataattagcagAAGTATCAACATCAGCTATTAGAACACAAATACACATAGAGCAGCACTAAACTGAAGTCATCTTAAAATCTATGGCCCAGTGATCTCTACCAAGATTGAGTCTACCCACCAAAGCATTCATATAGCCAACCTTTAGAGAAAATACTTCCTGATACTTTTTAAGACtgtaaatacaacttaaaaaattatGCCTTGTATTTAGAATTTTGGAATCTGCTTGAATACGTGCGaaaattaagcaaacaaaaatgtttttttctggcatttgtaataaaactacaaataactactttatttgtaataaaagagGAATCAATCTTTTTGGGTCAGTTGAGTTGAGCTGAGACACAGTTGATTCTATAGGGAGGATAGGGAGAGGGTTGGATAGAAATCagatcacttctttctttttaaaaaatattttacttatttattcatgagagacacagagagaagcacagacacaggcagagggagaagctgactccatgcaggaggcccaaagtgggacttgatcccgacactctgggatcacaccctgagccaaagtcagatgctaaaccactgagccacccaggtatcccagatcacttctttcttttccaatttaaagcactatttttcaatttttataaatttggttCACAAACCTTATATTGCCCTCTGTTTCTGGGCCCTCTAAAATAAAGCCAATGAAATCTATAaatacatggggatccctgggtggctcagcggtttagcgcctgcctttggcccagggtgtgatcctggagtcccgggatcaagtcctgcgtcgggcccccggcatggaacctgcttctccctcctcctgtgtctgcctctctctctctctctctctctctctaggtccatcataaatcaatcaatcaatcaatctaaaaaaaaaaatctataaacacaACAACCATGTTCCCTTTACATCTCTTGCCCCAGAATTGAAGGTAGCAATTTCCTAACAAATCCCATTTTGAGAATTAGTAAAAGCTTCCATTGCGCCCTCTGGCTTCTCAACTAATTGTGACACCTCCACAGTGTATATGGGTGTCAGGTCACATAGCTGCTGCTTCTGATGAGGCAGACCATATATAGTGCAACGTACTACCAAATCAGAATCCAGCGAGAAAACAATTTATCACCATCATGGTTCTCTAGATTGTTTAAAATTTGCCAAATTATTgtgcattattttttccttaggctttttcctaaaattttaaatttcgaATCATGATAATCACCAAGGTGGAAATTATGAATGTATTGACATCTGGATTAGAACTTAATAAGGACATAACCTTTTCACATCCTTCTTTTGATCCTTTTGATACCCTGGAGGCAGgcattattattcccactttatagCTGCTGAGTCTCTGTGAAATTATGTgagaaaaattagttttttaaaaaaatatttatttatttattcatgagagacacagactaagagagagaggcagagacataggcagagggagaagcaggcttctcgcagggagcctgatgcggaactcgatccctgatcccaggatcacaaccggagcagaaggcaggcgcccaaccactgagccacccaggcatccctagtttcaATCCTCAAATAAATTCTCACCTGGCCATATAAACATACAGGGTATGTATaatgttcaaatatacttttgcTACCTTCTTGCTCCACTAAACTATTAATCACTATATTCTTTGTCAGAATACTCAAATGTGACCTTACTGCCAGAGAATGAAGAGTTCTTGGATCAAACAGAAGCTTTTCTCCAAGGGGAAGCCTCTGACTCTCAACATGAAGCTCTCTTAATCCTTCTACTCCTTCCAAACCTTCTATAACAGCAATGTAATTGCCTCCCAGATACCTacaaaatataaagcaattttaaatagACATTCTGAGAACATCATGGTCTGTAAACATGATAAAAACATAACAATCACTGAGCCAagtgaaaattatatatgtggaAATACGCAGAATCTTCTCACTGTAATGAATCAATGAGAAGTTTATTTATATGATTCTCTCAATTTAGTCtaagaaatatgtttattttttttaaagtgagagaattggaatagtttttattaaatgatCTACCAATACTCCTTTTATATGTTAGGATGAAGAATTATCTGGGtagtaggtttttgtttttttttttttttaaagattttgtttatttgagagagcacaagtgagggcaagaggggcaaagagagagggagaagcagactccccactgagcgtagagcccaacatggggctcaaacccaggaccctgaaatcatcacataaactgaaggcagatacttaactgactgagctacccaggtgccccccaggtgGTGGGTTTAAAAATGCAAGGAGAGACAGATTTGCGAGTGGGTAAGATTAGGAAGTTGATTTTAAATATGGTAAGTTTTGGGGCTACCTAGGTTAGAGCCCAGCAgtctgcatttttatattttatttttttaaagatttatttatttttacttatgatagacacacacacagagagaaagaggcagacacacaggaggagggagaagcaggctccatgccgggagcccgacgcgggactcgatccgggactcgatccgggactcgatccgggactcgatccgggactcgatccgggccaaaggcaggcgccaaaccgctgagccacccagggatccccagcagtctgcatttttaataagcattttctaTCCCACTCTATTCCCATTCTGAGGTTCTTGGCTCACTTTTTGAGAAGCActcttaattcttccaatctgggaaaactgaatatacCAGACTTGATTTTTGAGTTAAAATCATTATAGGCAGTAAATGCCTTTTTACAATCAAATCTAAAGTAACATTATCGACTCTAGGATCCTGCCCCTTTGAGATGTGTAATTCTGAAAGGAGAACTCATCTGGTTTCCATGGAAACCTTTTTTCACCAGTTgagtttttaaatactttaggTATTCTTATAAGTGATTAAGACAACTCACCCTCCTGCTAAAGAAAAGTATATCATGCTTAATGAAACAAATCGCCAAGTATTACATGGGTAACAGTTTATTTTGTACTAATgctataagaataaaaattgagGCCTGTTCCATAAAGCTGCAGATAATGGAAAGGCCCACACGCAAAAATATTCCTGTAATGATGACAATTAtgatacttaaaaacaaaagcacttacagtttttccagtttctttaatGACATGAGGTTCTCTATGCATGAAATACAGTTGTTTTGTAGGTACAGGTGGGTCAGATTTGTAGCATAATTCAAGTTAGTCAATTGACTGATACGGttatcatacaaatataaaacagtaAGATTTTTGCAAGGAGAGAGGTCttcctaaaaggaaaacaaaaacaggtcatACCTGATTTCTCCTGAAgacttagaaatttattttatttttttattattatttttaaagatttatttattcatgagagacagagagagagagagagaggcagagacacagagggagaagcaggctccccatagggagccgatgcggggactccatcctagaccccaggatcatgccccaagccaagggcagcgcccaaccgctgagccacccaggcatcccagaagtttatttttaagaaagtttttctCTTAATCATTCTGCAAATTTCCTTAAGTTTAATATAAAAGGAACAATATTTCTCTGTTCTTAGCACAGTCAAAAGAAGACTAGAATGATTATAAAAACAGTTCTAGGTTTTAGTATTCTGTAACTATAccaataaaattgtatttgttaaGATTTTCCTAGCACAAGCAGTTTTCCTTGGAAGCAATTAGATTCCTCTAGAAGTTGAAGCATTTAACAAATTATTGCTTCAACATTATaaatcaggtcttttttttttttttttttttttttttaagattttatttatttgagagagagtgagagaaggagccagggttgggtgagaggggaggaagggaagggtagatggagagagagcagcagactccccaccccaaAGTGCTCTCCAACAACTtgggccaatcccaggaccctgggatcatgatgttagcctaaggcagatgcttaactgactgagccactcaggcactcctatAAATCAGGTCTTAATCTTTCTGTAGGATTAGAAGTAAACTATTGTTTCTAATACTGAAAATGGGAAGCTATTATATAGATAATCAAGGGCAATAGATTAATAAACTATGATAATGCTGTTAAAGGAATACTGTTGAACTGTTTATCCTTTAGTTTCTTTAGAcctcaaaatgaaaacagtacaTTCAATATGACCCActattgaaaaattatatgaatacatgcctagaaaaaagattgaaaggaCATCATCTACACATTAATAGTGATAATACACATTATCACTCTGCATGATAGGATTATAAGtcagtttctttttatatatatatttcataaaaatgcacATTAGTTACTCTTgagataagaaaataattaaaggtattttttaaagtttgccaTTTCCTATGTGGTGGTAGAGTCAGCCTAGAGTTAAGTAGGCAAGAGGTAAAGTGAAGTTATGCTCAAAAATATCtcagtttggggtgcctggctggtgcagttggtagagcatgaaattcttggtcttggggttgtaagttcaagccctacattgggcatagatattactttaaaaaaataaaatcttaaaaactatcTTAGTTTTTattaacaagatttttaaaaatataaccacatCTTGGGAATTTTAAGTTTATAGGCTATTCTTATCttagtgtgaatttttttttagagagtacAGGTATGTGTGATAGGGTAaggggagaaacagaaggagagggagagagaatcccaagcaggcttcatgcccagtgtggagcctgatgacATAGGACctaatctcatgacccatgagatgacgacctgagctgaaactagagtgggacacttaaccaacggaaccacccaagcatcccctttGTATGAATtatagttggcccttgaacaacatggatttgaactgcatgGTCTACTTatacatgaattattttttgataaatactgtACAGTATTgtaatgtattttccttatgatttttttaaagatcttatttattcattcatgagagacacagagagaggcagagacataggcagagggagaatcaggctccctgcaggacttgatcccaagaccccaggatcacaacctaagccaaaggcagacatcaatcactgagccacccaggtgttcctccttatgattttcttaataacactttcttttctttagcttacttgattataataatatagtatataatatattatatagtacAATTTATGTGTTGACTTTATATTATCAAGACTTCTGGCCAATTGTGTTGGGTGGTAGGACGTTGGGGAGTGTGGGGGTGTTGGTGTCCCTAACCCCCATATTTTTCTAGGGCTAACTATACTTTAACTAGTTTGCTTTCTGCCTAAAAAAGATCATCTACACCGAAGGAGCACTGATTGTTAGGAGACAAAAGAACATTAAATGGAGGCTCTCTGTAGAGGGCAAGTCTGTAATGGTATGATGAAATAGTTTCCTGGGCAATTGGATTAATGGGGAGAAGGATCACTAAGAAACtgtaaagaaatacagaataggAATTTGGTAgagtctctgaaaaaaaaagtcttaatggACAACTGTGCCACGGACTTTGgtatttctttaattcattttgataaacatttattaagcacttaacaTGGGTTAGGTGTTGTGTTGGATGGGGGATTTAGAGTgatgtgaacaaaacagacatcaTCTCTGCCCTCATGTACCTTGTGTTTCTGAGGAAATTTCTTGCATTTATAGTCTTTAGCATTTTATTATAGACAAAGGACACTAATACAAATAGCCTAAAAGGGATATTGCTCCTTTTAAATTAAGTTTCCCAAATTAAAGCCAAGAATTTGCTTAACACAGAGAAAATATAGTGTCAGAGTATATCTAACTAAACATAATCTTGTCTTGTATAAATGacctacatatatataatcagtTAAATTATGAGTGAAAAAGATTTCACTGTTAAAGTTTTGAAATATGGTATTCCTATAGTTAATTCTtactatcttattttaaaaaccctcatATTCCAAGGATCTGGAATTATACAAAAGTGttatctttgaaattattttccaacATATGCTTTCAAATCTAGTTTGCTACACTAGAGAATACTTCAGGGGAACATATATATTTCGCACATGTATTCAATAATCACAATGGTATATTTTATAGAgacttaattttcataattttaacaccaaaagcaggaaattaaaatgaaaacacaatatactaatcaaaatatagtttaaaagtattttccaaTTTGACTGATCAAAATATAGTTAATAAGAAGGTATTTtctgagaataatttttaaacttaatattgctaattatttaaaaataggaaataatttcagaatCCTTACAATTGCATCTATATTTTTGTCTGAAAAATTTATGTGAGTTATTTTCTTCAGGTATCGTGAAGTGGTTTCTTCTTTTCGGGATTTAAGATTGCTATTTTTGGCAATTAGATCCAAGGTTAGTCGAACCATGGTTTCTATAAATCAAACTCTCAGCAATAGTTCTGTTCTGATACCATATCAAAAGCAGGTTTAGGCATTGTTTTATGCCCaactttctaaaaagaaaagaaaaaaaga carries:
- the PPP1R42 gene encoding protein phosphatase 1 regulatory subunit 42 isoform X2; translated protein: MVRLTLDLIAKNSNLKSRKEETTSRYLKKITHINFSDKNIDAIEDLSPCKNLTVLYLYDNRISQLTNLNYATNLTHLYLQNNCISCIENLMSLKKLEKLYLGGNYIAVIEGLEGVEGLRELHVESQRLPLGEKLLFDPRTLHSLAKSLSILNISNNNIDDIRDLEILENLNQLIAVDNQLLHVKDLEFLLNKLMKLWKMDLNGNPVCLKPKYRDRLILVSKSLEFLDGKEIRNMERQFLINWKASKDAKKISKKRNSQTEDASNSHISKQAVIH
- the PPP1R42 gene encoding protein phosphatase 1 regulatory subunit 42 isoform X3; this encodes MPRGLAEPTGSARTPSSGPQPPAARVTERPAPATALGASGDIARFPGNPVPSKSVWSPGNRTAPPRNLALKKLDFQTPLLQKVEDLSPCKNLTVLYLYDNRISQLTNLNYATNLTHLYLQNNCISCIENLMSLKKLEKLYLGGNYIAVIEGLEGVEGLRELHVESQRLPLGEKLLFDPRTLHSLAKSLSILNISNNNIDDIRDLEILENLNQLIAVDNQLLHVKERHTERGRDRGRERSRLPVGSPMWDSIPGPRDQDLSQRQMLNH